In Papaver somniferum cultivar HN1 chromosome 1, ASM357369v1, whole genome shotgun sequence, a genomic segment contains:
- the LOC113317766 gene encoding uncharacterized protein LOC113317766, with amino-acid sequence MSKAYDRIGWDFLKHALTSVGVIYNAQELIMSCVQTASFAILLNGHPKGIIKKMEESGLYSGYQINRWAPNVSHIMFVDDKMLFGNTNTSTINSISTILQQYYISSGQPVNYSKSSIHFSNSVSESYAEEIVQSLGVTRIQKEGKYLSIRILQQGNIPSYFNYLIEKFEEKLSGWKINNLSHAGITTLIQSVLSLIPVYYMATQNISKTILNKLSKIIRNFWWGHNKDTRKMHFLKWEWFNLPKEKEGMGIRSLSDLNHALTEKLAWRFLHEDDSLWAEILRAKYMRNISFWDVKKQPKCSTTLSAMLDSRNVLKKGCLWLVGNGQNIHIYSDPWIPSLNGASPTISEAGNTSITKVNQLMSEVPGQWNMEIILQQMDEFTANHIGQTLVNSIYAQKLTIYIATRITLATLLGSKRVCNLSGGINVTSANGGGDVVLLSGLHQYRHGCPPIDVLVQPMMLLVDAGNIVELQVVYAGGDASQLTHG; translated from the exons ATGAGTAAAGCGTATGACAGAATTGGTTGGGATTTCCTGAAGCATGCACTTACAAGTGTAGGAGTGATTTACAATGCCCAAGAACTCATAATGAGCTGTGTTCAAACTGCCTCATTTGCAATCCTGCTAAATGGCCATCCAAAAG GTATTATTAAGAAGATGGAGGAATCAGGACTTTACAGTGGCTACCAAATCAATAGATGGGCACCAAACGTTTCTCATATTATGTTCGTTGATGATAAAATGTTATTTGGCAATACCAACACCAGCACTATCAACTCGATATCCACTATTCTTCAACAATACTACATTTCTTCTGGTCAACCAGTGAACTACTCAAAGTCTTCAATACACTTCAGTAACAGCGTATCAGAATCTTATGCAGAAGAGATTGTACAATCACTAGGAGTTACAAGGATCCAGAAAGAAGGGAAGTATCTGAGCATAAGGATTTTACAACAAGGAAACATACCATCCTACTTCAACTATCTGATCGAGAAATTTGAGGAGAAATTGTCAGGGTGGAAAATAAACAATCTCTCTCATGCGGGAATAACAACACTCATCCAGTCTGTTCTATCTCTGATCCCTGTATACTATATGGCTACCCAGAACATCTCAAAGACTATACTCAATAAACTCAGTAAGATCATCAGGAATTTCTGGTGGGGTCATAACAAGGACACAAGGAAGATGCATTTCCTAAAGTGGGAATGGTTTAATttgccaaaagaaaaagaaggaatgggtATTCGATCTCTTTCTGACCTCAATCATGCACTAACGGAAAAACTGGCCTGGAGATTTTTACATGAAGATGATTCTCTTTGGGCGGAGATCTTAAGAGCAAAATATATGAGAAATATATCTTTCTGGGATGTCAAGAAGCAACCAAAATGTTCTACAACTTTGTCGGCAATGCTCGATAGTAGAAATGTTTTGAAAAAGGGATGTCTATGGCTGGTTGGGAACGGACAGAACATACATATATACTCAGACCCATGGATTCCGTCTCTTAATGGAGCTTCACCAACTATATCAGAAGCAGGGAACACCTCAATTACCAAAGTTAATCAACTCATGAGTGAAGTGCCAGGACAGTGGAATATGGAAATTATTCTGCAACAGATGGATGAGTTTACCGCTAATCATATTGGCCAAACCCTA GTTAACTCAATATATGCACAAAAGTTAACAATATATATTGCTACAAGAATCACGTTGGCCACATTATTAGGAAGTAAGCGTGTATGTAACCTTTCAG GTGGAATAAATGTAACATCAGCCAATGGAGGAGGTGATGTTGTGCTGCTATCTGGGTTGCACCAATACCGCCACGGGTGTCCGCCAATTGACGTATTGGTGCAACCCATGATGCTATTG GTGGATGCTGGTAATATTGTGGAACTGCAGGTGGTATATGCTGGTGGAGATGCAAGCCAGCTAACCCATGGCTAG
- the LOC113329368 gene encoding syntaxin-112-like — protein MNDLMTKSFVNYVELKKQAMKDLETGPDIEIGRLGPTDEENLSQFFEEVSIIKKEMEDVTNLLIDLQDLNEETKSTHSVKVLRGLRDRMDSDMVAVLRKAKIIKARLESLDKSNVTNREISLMYTEGSPVDRTRISVTNGLIIKLRDLMNDFKTLREKIVLEHKEGLKRRYFNATGENPSDEVIDKMIKEDGQVEIFAGKAEKDLENLERQKAVKGIQRSLMELHQVFLDMAVLVDGQGEQMDNIEMNVARGREMINGGTDQLSVADSMKKRDRKSYILYGVWFLVILLILIGLVSKSKKN, from the coding sequence ATGAATGATCTGATGACAAAATCCTTTGTTAATTACGTAGAATTGAAAAAACAAGCAATGAAAGATCTTGAAACTGGTCCTGACATTGAGATTGGTCGACTCGGTCCTACTGATGAAGAAAATCTCTCTCAATTCTTTGAAGAAGTTAGCATAATCAAGAAAGAAATGGAAGACGTCACAAACTTGCTTATTGATCTTCAGGATTTGAACGAAGAGACAAAATCGACACACAGTGTTAAGGTTTTACGCGGGTTAAGAGATCGAATGGATTCAGACATGGTTGCGGTTCTTCGAAAGGCGAAAATCATTAAAGCAAGGTTAGAATCGCTTGACAAATCTAATGTGACTAATCGGGAGATTTCTCTGATGTATACAGAAGGGAGTCCAGTTGATAGGACTCGAATTTCAGTCACAAATGGGTTAATAATTAAATTGAGagatttgatgaatgattttaaGACATTGAGGGAAAAAATTGTGTTAGAACATAAAGAAGGTTTGAAAAGGAGGTATTTCAATGCCACAGGTGAAAACCCAAGTGATGAAGTGATAGATAAGATGATTAAAGAAGATGGACAGGTTGAGATTTTCGCAGGGAAAGCAGAAAAGGATTTGGAGAATCTAGAGAGGCAAAAAGCTGTCAAGGGGATACAGAGAAGTTTAATGGAGTTGCACCAAGTTTTTCTTGATATGGCAGTTTTGGTTGACGGCCAAGGGGAGCAGATGGACAATATCGAAATGAATGTTGCGCGTGGCCGGGAAATGATAAACGGTGGTACTGATCAGCTTTCAGTGGCTGATTCGATGAAAAAGAGGGACAGGAAGAGTTATATCTTGTATGGAGTTTGGTTTTTAGtcattttgttgattttgataGGGTTGGTATCAAAATCTAAGAAGAATTAA
- the LOC113317932 gene encoding pentatricopeptide repeat-containing protein At4g37170-like, which yields MKLKTSHLRILQNFVLKVPVSNQYLTRFDCQKPVSSLIQNSDDKRAFLKSNSRSDDLVGTLYTEKRFKEAVDILCQEKRLKEAIQVLEILDRSRIRPSAAIYSSLLQLCLQLRALEEGKRVHAHSRVSGFEFGVFLCNRLLDMYSKCGSLVDARKVFDEMSNRDLCSWNTMISGYTKAGELEEAYRMFADMPVKDKFSWNTMISGYVRRDRPKDALKLYRRMQIDDEVKSDKFTDSSALSASAAIPCLRCGREIHAHVMRTGLDSDAVVWSALSDMYAKCGSIEDARYIFDRTLDRDVVSWTTMIGRCFERGRREDGFALFSEMLRAGIRPNDFTYAAILNACSAKSLTEEDIGKQVHGHMIRIGFDPISFVATALVHMYSKCGNIQSARKVFDGMRHPDLVSWTSLIGGFAQNGRPEEALQYFELLLKSGTKPDHITFVGVLSACTHAGLVDKGLEYFNSISEKHGLSHIVDHYACLVDLLGRSGRLDEAEEIVDKMPMKPSKYIWASLLGNCRNYGNLRLAKRSAEALSKLEPENPATYVTLANIYADAGMWNEVAMIRKTIRDQGMVKEPGSSWIAINRKLHLFVVGDNSHPKIKEIHDFLEKLSIKMKEAGYVPKTDFVLHDVEEEQKEHNLTHHSEKLAIAFGIMSTPPGTLIKVCKNLRTCGDCHSAIKFISNIEKREIIVRDSKRFHHFKDGICSCGDFW from the coding sequence ATGAAACTAAAAACCTCACACCTGAGAATACTTCAGAATTTTGTACTGAAAGTACCAGTATCTAATCAATACTTAACTAGATTTGATTGCCAGAAACCCGTATCTTCGTTAATCCAAAATTCGGATGACAAAAGAGCATTTCTCAAATCAAATAGTAGGAGTGATGATTTGGTTGGGACTTTATATACAGAGAAGAGATTCAAAGAAGCTGTAGATATTTTATGTCAAGAGAAACGATTGAAAGAAGCGATTCAAGTTCTAGAAATTCTAGATCGTTCAAGAATTCGTCCGTCAGCTGCTATCTACTCGTCTCTTCTTCAGTTGTGTTTACAGTTAAGAGCACTTGAAGAGGGTAAAAGGGTTCACGCACATAGTAGAGTCtctggttttgaatttggggttTTCTTATGTAATCGGCTTCTTGATATGTATTCAAAGTGCGGTAGTTTAGTTGATGCTCGGAAAGTGTTTGATGAAATGAGTAATAGAGATTTGTGTTCTTGGAACACTATGATATCTGGGTATACTAAGGCGGGTGAACTTGAAGAAGCTTATAGAATGTTTGCTGATATGCCTGTCAAGGATAAATTTTCGTGGAATACGATGATTTCTGGGTATGTTCGTCGTGACAGGCCTAAAGACGCTTTGAAGTTGTATAGGAGAATGCAAATTGATGATGAGGTGAAGAGTGACAAGTTTACTGATTCTAGTGCTCTTTCTGCTTCTGCTGCTATTCCTTGTTTACGGTGTGGCAGAGAAATTCATGCTCATGTAATGAGGACTGGATTGGATTCAGATGCTGTTGTTTGGAGTGCTCTATCTGATATGTATGCAAAATGTGGAAGTATAGAAGATGCGCGGTATATTTTTGATAGAACGTTGGATCGAGATGTTGTTTCATGGACAACCATGATTGGAAGATGCTTTGAGAGAGGGAGAAGAGAAGATGGTTTTGCCTTGTTTTCTGAAATGTTGAGAGCTGGGATTAGACCCAATGACTTCACCTATGCTGCGATTTTGAATGCTTGCTCAGCTAAGAGTTTGACTGAAGAAGATATAGGGAAACAGGTTCATGGGCACATGATAAGAATCGGGTTCGACCCCATTTCATTTGTTGCAACTGCGCTAGTCCATATGTATTCTAAGTGTGGTAACATTCAGAGTGCAAGAAAAGTTTTTGATGGAATGCGGCATCCGGATCTTGTTTCCTGGACTTCCTTGATCGGTGGGTTTGCTCAGAATGGTCGGCCTGAGGAGGCTCTTCAGTATTTCGAATTGCTACTAAAATCAGGAACCAAACCTGATCACATTACATTTGTTGGGGTCCTCTCTGCTTGTACGCATGCGGGGTTAGTCGATAAAGGGCTTGAATACTTCAATTCCATAAGTGAAAAACATGGATTATCACATATTGTTGATCACTATGCTTGTCTGGTGGACTTGCTGGGACGATCTGGTCGCCTTGATGAAGCTGAGGAGATCGTCGATAAAATGCCAATGAAGCCTAGTAAATATATTTGGGCTTCCTTGCTTGGTAATTGTCGTAATTATGGAAATCTTAGACTGGCAAAACGATCTGCAGAAGCGTTATCGAAATTAGAGCCTGAGAATCCTGCAACCTACGTTACTTTGGCCAACATCTATGCTGATGCTGGGATGTGGAATGAAGTGGCAATGATCAGAAAAACTATAAGGGATCAAGGTATGGTTAAGGAACCAGGTTCAAGTTGGATTGCAATAAACAGAAAGCTCCATTTGTTTGTAGTGGGAGATAATTCACATCCCAAAATCAAGGAAATCCATGACTTTCTGGAGAAGCTGTCGATAAAGATGAAAGAAGCAGGGTATGTACCTAAAACAGATTTTGTTCTTCATGATGTTGAAGAAGAGCAAAAGGAGCACAATCTGACTCACCACAGTGAGAAACTTGCAATTGCTTTTGGTATTATGTCTACCCCACCTGGAACATTGATCAAGGTTTGTAAGAACCTTAGGACATGTGGAGATTGTCATAGTGCAATCAAGTTTATTTCAAATATTGAGAAGAGAGAAATTATTGTCAGGGACTCGAAGAGGTTCCATCATTTCAAGGATGGGATCTGTTCATGTGGAGATTTTTGGTGA
- the LOC113318001 gene encoding uncharacterized protein LOC113318001 — MGSLMGGWDSPVGDLKSVTYQRNNSCTKEEIEAYWKSKEPVFEKENYTQRVIDQENTSKKQSGNVKKFQRFSSLPLMDRKGNILDVDETAIDKLIKTNNWWTRSNWAFLNEPPVIATTDHEGRAMYTYSPQYHVAGGFGSSKQEDSRP; from the exons ATGGGTTCTCTAATGGGAGGCTGGGACTCTCCTGTCGGCGACTTGAAATCTG TGACATACCAGAGAAACAACTCATGTaccaaagaagaaattgaagcttATTGGAAATCAAAAGAACCAGTCTTCGAGAAAGAAAATTATACTCAGAGAGTTATTGACCAG GAGAATACATCTAAAAAGCAATCAGGAAATGTGAAGAAGTTTCAAAGATTCAGTTCATTGCCTCTAATGGATAGAAAGGGTAATATCCTGGATGTTGATGAAACTGCTATTGATAAACTAATCAAGACAAACAACTG GTGGACTAGGAGCAACTGGGCATTTCTTAATGAACCTCCTGTAATAGCTACCACTGATCATGAAGGCCGGGCTATGTACACATACTCGCCGCAGTATCATGTAGCTGGCGGCTTTGGGTCCTCGAAACAAGAAGATTCTCGTCCCTGA
- the LOC113329380 gene encoding probable leucine-rich repeat receptor-like protein kinase At1g35710 produces the protein MKFSSLLVLICFATIFLSIEACHETDKAALLDFKSKINQDPTKLLQTWNQSTDCCTQWEGVACDSNGRVVNLTRPGLFSTDDSIFDTFMNGKISPSLGNLEFLEFLDLSNLKQLTGSIPSELGKLSHLTALFLDTNQLSGPIPASFQNLTKLIRMYVSDNLLSGSVPSIFQHMSSLSELGLFNNQLSGGIPSSVSQLVSLTKLDIHGNRFSGGIPRAIGSLKKLISLDLSENQLTGSIPQSIGELSKLNLLYLYQNRLSGSIPSSISGLTSLQFMRLSDNKLTGSLPSSIGKIPLRRLILENNLLTGELPASLGNLTDLDSIYLKNNRFTGKIPSSLSNLVNLLDLDMSRNGLSGPIPSQLATLNLQILDLSFNPLNLVNIPTWIANVNTLQRLYLARTGITGELPRWLSGMSLTYLDVSSNMLAGDLPTWVGNMTSLYSLNVSTNGFRSTIPAVLENLSGLGELDLHMNNFTGSIPSGVINLANLEIFDVSKNMLTGEIPVHGKAFPASSFEGNSGLCGSPLPPCKTA, from the coding sequence ATGAAATTCAGCTCTCTTCTTGTCTTAATCTGTTTTGCAACCATCTTCTTGTCCATAGAAGCATGTCATGAAACTGACAAAGCAGCTCTTCTTGATTTCAAGAGTAAGATAAACCAAGATCCAACCAAACTGTTACAAACTTGGAACCAATCCACTGACTGCTGTACACAATGGGAAGGGGTCGCTTGTGATTCCAATGGTCGTGTCGTGAATCTGACTCGTCCTGGTTTGTTTTCCACTGACGATTCGATCTTCGATACGTTCATGAACGGAAAGATTTCTCCATCTTTGGGTAATCTTGAATTTCTTGAGTTCCTAGACCTTAGTAACCTCAAACAGTTAACGGGATCCATTCCTTCGGAACTCGGAAAATTGTCACACCTTACTGCTCTTTTCCTAGACACCAACCAGCTCTCTGGTCCAATCCCTGCATCATTTCAAAATCTTACTAAGCTCATTAGGATGTACGTCAGCGATAATCTTTTATCTGGTTCAGTTCCCTCCATTTTCCAACATATGTCTTCTCTTTCGGAACTGGGTTTATTCAACAATCAGCTATCTGGTGGAATTCCATCTTCAGTTAGCCAACTAGTTTCTCTGACGAAGCTCGATATCCATGGAAACAGATTCTCAGGTGGTATACCAAGAGCAATTGGCTCTCTCAAGAAGTTGATATCACTAGACTTATCCGAGAACCAGCTTACCGGAAGCATTCCTCAATCTATCGGAGAACTTTCCAAGTTAAACTTACTCTATCTATATCAAAACAGGCTTAGTGGAAGCATTCCTAGTTCAATTTCAGGGTTAACGTCTCTTCAATTTATGCGATTGTCAGATAACAAACTTACCGGCAGTCTACCATCATCCATCGGTAAAATTCCACTCCGAAGGTTAATACTTGAGAACAATTTGTTAACAGGTGAATTACCCGCTAGTCTTGGCAATCTTACAGACCTTGATAGCATATACTTGAAAAACAACCGTTTTACCGGTAAGATCCCTTCAAGTCTTAGCAATCTTGTGAACCTcctagaccttgatatgtctagaaATGGGTTGTCTGGTCCAATTCCTTCTCAACTAGCTACATTGAACTTGCAAATCCTGGATTTGTCATTCAACCCACTGAACCTAGTAAACATACCAACTTGGATTGCAAATGTGAATACCCTTCAGCGACTATATCTAGCTCGCACCGGGATAACTGGAGAACTCCCACGATGGTTATCTGGAATGAGTCTGACATATCTTGATGTATCGAGTAACATGTTAGCTGGAGATTTGCCTACATGGGTAGGAAACATGACAAGCTTATATTCACTTAATGTGTCTACCAACGGATTCCGTTCAACTATACCAGCTGTGCTCGAGAACCTTTCAGGTTTAGGAGAACTTGATCTTCACATGAACAATTTCACTGGTAGTATACCTTCTGGAGTAATAAACTTGGCGAATCTTGAGATATTTGATGTGTCAAAGAACATGCTGACAGGTGAAATTCCAGTTCATGGTAAGGCATTTCCCGCCTCTTCTTTTGAAGGGAATTCTGGTTTATGTGGCTCTCCTCTACCTCCATGTAAAACTGCTTAA